In Dehalococcoidia bacterium, the genomic window TACTGCTGATAGATAACTACGACAGCTTTACCTACAACCTGTACCAGTACCTGTGCGAGCTGGGGCAGGACATAGAGGTCGTCAGGAACGATAAGATTACCATCGACGCCATCAAAAAGCTCAATCCGGAACGCATCGTCATCTCCCCCGGGCCGGGCACGCCGCTCGATGCGGGCATATCGGTCGATGCGATAAAACATTTCGGACCTAGATTGCCGATACTGGGCGTGTGTCTGGGAAACCAGTGCATAGGCTACGCCTACGGGGCCACGGTCGCGGGCGCGGGCGAGATCATGCACGGCAAATCGTCGACGATAAAACACGACGGCAAGGGCGTCTTCGACGGTCTGTCGAACCCGTTCCGGGCCATTCGTTACCACTCGCTGGCGGTCATGCGCGACGGCATCCCCTCCTGCCTTGAGGTGACAGCCGAAACGGACGGTGGTATCATCATGGGTCTAAGACACCGCAAGTATCCGACGGAGGGCGTGCAGTTCCACCCGGAATCGATTATGACGAATGTTGGAAAGGATTTGTTAAGGAATTTTCTAAATATGAAAGCGACGGTCAAACAGGAGGCGCGACAATGATTAAAGAGGCTATCGATATAGTGGTTAAAGGCAGCTCGCTCGACATGGAGCAGGCGGCGCAGGTCATGAATGAGATTATGGATGGTGTGGCCACGCCAGCGCAGTTCGGGGCATTCGTCACGGCGCTGCGGCTCAAGGGCGAGACGGTGCACGAGATAGCGGGCATGGCTAAAGTCATGCGCGAGAAATCGCTGCCGGTTAAAGCGGATGGGCCTCTGGTTGATACCTGCGGCACGGGCGGGGACGGCACCAAGACGTTCAATATTTCGACCACAGCGGCCTTCGTCGTGGCCGGGGCGGGGGTCAAGGTAGCCAAGCACGGAAACCGCGGCATGTCCAGCGGCTGCGGCAGCGCCGATGTGCTCGATGCGCTGGGTGTGAAATACGACATCGATGCGAAAGGCGTCGAGTGTTGTCTTGAAAAGATCGGCATCGGCTTCATGTTCGCGCCGCGCTTCCACCCGGCGATGAAGTTCGCCGTCAACCCGAGAAAAGAGATCGGCATCCGCACCGTGTTCAATATTCTTGGCC contains:
- a CDS encoding aminodeoxychorismate/anthranilate synthase component II, with the translated sequence MLLLIDNYDSFTYNLYQYLCELGQDIEVVRNDKITIDAIKKLNPERIVISPGPGTPLDAGISVDAIKHFGPRLPILGVCLGNQCIGYAYGATVAGAGEIMHGKSSTIKHDGKGVFDGLSNPFRAIRYHSLAVMRDGIPSCLEVTAETDGGIIMGLRHRKYPTEGVQFHPESIMTNVGKDLLRNFLNMKATVKQEARQ
- the trpD gene encoding anthranilate phosphoribosyltransferase, encoding MIKEAIDIVVKGSSLDMEQAAQVMNEIMDGVATPAQFGAFVTALRLKGETVHEIAGMAKVMREKSLPVKADGPLVDTCGTGGDGTKTFNISTTAAFVVAGAGVKVAKHGNRGMSSGCGSADVLDALGVKYDIDAKGVECCLEKIGIGFMFAPRFHPAMKFAVNPRKEIGIRTVFNILGPMTNPARAQSQLLGVFSDELALTMAEVLGILGCGHALAVHGEDGMDEITLGGKTTVCELKEGAVARYYIEPEDFGFTRTSVDKLRGGPPKENADILRVVLHGEKGPYRDITLLNAAAALVAADMAKDLKEGVKLAAESIDIHAAMKKLDELRELTQSLV